The genomic interval AATGCCTCCCGATCTCCTTACAGCGATTACGGCGGCTCCGATCTTCCTGCTGAACATTCCTCCATTGACCATCCCGACGAATCCTGCCCGGTCGATCAGCGCCTTTACTTCTGTGGAAACATCGGCAAAGTATGTCGGCGATCCGATGATGATACCGTCGGCCTCTTCCATCTTTTTTATGCAGTTGTTGACGAAATCGTCGTCGAAGACGCATTTCCTGTCCTGGTTTTCCATGCATTTCATGCAGGCGGTGCACCCGTGGACCTTCTGTCCGCCGATATGGATGATCTCGGTCTCTATACCTTCCCTTTCAAGCTCTGAAAGGACTTTTTGCAGGAGTATCGCTGTGTTTCCGTCTTTTTTTGGACTTCCGTTAAATGCTACGACTTTCATAACCTATGTTCCCTGATTTTGATAATGTCACGGTCATTAATATAACTGACGCCGGCGGGACGATGGCCGGCATGTCATGCAAAGAAATCAATATTTCCCCCCCGAT from Methanolacinia paynteri carries:
- a CDS encoding flavodoxin family protein, which encodes MKVVAFNGSPKKDGNTAILLQKVLSELEREGIETEIIHIGGQKVHGCTACMKCMENQDRKCVFDDDFVNNCIKKMEEADGIIIGSPTYFADVSTEVKALIDRAGFVGMVNGGMFSRKIGAAVIAVRRSGGIHAYDTINHFFGISSMITIGSSNWNLGLGLEPGDVENDVEGMQTMQTLGINMAWILKKIHR